One region of Candidatus Bathyarchaeota archaeon genomic DNA includes:
- a CDS encoding DUF72 domain-containing protein, producing MHEGAAMNSQYYLGCSGFYYPLWIGRFYPPKLKKTQWLPYYAQFFNTLEVNNTFYRYPTEKLLAGWNQNPPPDFRFTLKANRAITHTRKFHNTTQLTETFYKLAHLLGEKLLAVLFQLPPFMHKNMALLDEIAAQMDSKVLNVLEFRHKSWWDHEVYDFLARRGLVFCSVFAPELPEALVASGGVVYVRFHGKNGLYHGDYPEAELADWAQKIRDQTPSRVLCYFNNDINAYAPKNCQTLKKLLENKEG from the coding sequence ATGCATGAAGGCGCCGCCATGAATTCTCAGTACTATTTGGGCTGCTCCGGCTTTTATTACCCGCTTTGGATTGGTCGATTCTACCCCCCAAAACTCAAAAAAACCCAATGGCTCCCTTACTACGCGCAGTTCTTCAACACGCTTGAAGTCAACAACACCTTCTACCGTTACCCCACAGAAAAACTACTTGCTGGCTGGAACCAGAATCCCCCGCCTGATTTCCGTTTCACCCTAAAAGCCAACCGCGCCATAACCCATACCCGCAAATTCCACAACACCACCCAGCTAACCGAGACCTTCTACAAACTTGCTCACCTTCTAGGCGAGAAGTTGTTGGCGGTGCTGTTTCAGTTGCCCCCGTTTATGCACAAAAACATGGCACTGCTGGATGAAATCGCCGCCCAAATGGACTCTAAGGTGCTCAATGTGCTTGAGTTTCGGCACAAGAGTTGGTGGGACCATGAAGTGTACGATTTTTTGGCGCGGCGTGGGCTGGTTTTTTGTAGTGTTTTTGCACCTGAGTTGCCTGAGGCGCTGGTGGCGTCGGGTGGGGTGGTTTATGTGCGGTTCCACGGCAAAAACGGCCTGTACCACGGCGACTACCCCGAAGCTGAACTTGCGGATTGGGCACAAAAAATCAGGGACCAAACCCCCTCGCGGGTACTCTGCTACTTCAACAATGACATCAACGCTTATGCCCCAAAAAACTGCCAAACCCTAAAAAAACTTTTGGAAAACAAAGAAGGTTGA
- a CDS encoding NADH:flavin oxidoreductase, whose protein sequence is MANLLTPLTVAGYTLRNRIVYPPMQTNRADFDGAVTAKLINFYLRRSSAVGLPIVEHAYVSPAGKIGVKQLGIHDDRLIEGFQALAEGLHSVGAPAVVQISHAGGVATAKVIGVTPAGPSAWGKTRTLEVEELQCIADDYVSAAKRAMKAGFDGVELHGAHSYLLNQFLSPLLNKREDDWGGSLEKRMKFPLLVTKRVRECIGKNKLLLYRVGSDDLAPNGTHIEDAIIFAKKLEAEGVDILDVSGGMCGSEPKQLRNVTGYFVPQAQKVKESVGVPVIGVGGIAEPLFADRLVREGQVDLVAVGRALWHDVEWAQKAAQTIQAVADKSSF, encoded by the coding sequence TTGGCTAACCTCCTAACACCCTTAACCGTTGCGGGCTATACTTTGCGTAACCGAATTGTATATCCGCCGATGCAGACTAACCGAGCCGACTTCGACGGGGCCGTAACGGCTAAGCTCATAAACTTCTACCTTCGCCGATCCTCCGCCGTGGGGTTACCCATTGTTGAACACGCCTATGTGTCGCCTGCGGGCAAAATCGGCGTCAAACAACTCGGCATCCACGACGACCGCCTAATTGAAGGATTCCAAGCGCTTGCAGAAGGGCTTCACAGTGTGGGGGCGCCGGCTGTGGTGCAGATTAGCCACGCTGGCGGGGTCGCTACCGCTAAAGTTATCGGCGTCACGCCCGCTGGTCCCTCGGCTTGGGGAAAAACGCGCACGCTAGAAGTAGAAGAACTTCAATGTATTGCGGATGATTACGTTTCGGCAGCTAAACGTGCCATGAAAGCGGGGTTTGACGGCGTAGAATTACATGGCGCGCATAGTTATCTGCTCAACCAGTTCCTTTCGCCCCTGCTAAACAAACGCGAAGATGACTGGGGCGGTTCATTGGAGAAACGCATGAAATTTCCTTTGCTGGTGACTAAAAGAGTCCGCGAATGCATAGGCAAAAACAAATTGCTGCTCTACCGCGTGGGCTCGGATGATTTAGCGCCAAATGGCACCCACATCGAAGACGCCATCATCTTTGCCAAAAAGCTTGAGGCAGAGGGCGTGGATATTTTGGATGTTTCGGGCGGCATGTGCGGCAGTGAACCCAAACAGCTTCGAAACGTGACGGGCTATTTTGTTCCTCAGGCGCAAAAGGTTAAGGAATCTGTTGGGGTACCCGTTATTGGCGTGGGCGGCATCGCTGAGCCCCTGTTTGCCGATAGGTTGGTGCGTGAGGGGCAGGTGGATTTGGTTGCTGTGGGGCGTGCTTTGTGGCATGATGTTGAGTGGGCGCAGAAAGCTGCTCAAACAATACAAGCTGTAGCCGATAAATCGAGTTTTTAA